A portion of the Juglans microcarpa x Juglans regia isolate MS1-56 chromosome 1D, Jm3101_v1.0, whole genome shotgun sequence genome contains these proteins:
- the LOC121261951 gene encoding uncharacterized protein LOC121261951 isoform X2, protein MAEPTVSSPKDVKAPNMIERAKEEIEAIIHTKQSPPHHKETHGRSDDIDENTRIDDVKGPNVFERVKEEIEALVEAIHPMKESKNDEPSQK, encoded by the exons ATGGCAGAGCCAACAGTATCATCACCAAAAG ATGTAAAGGCACCGAATATGATTGAGAGAGCCAAGGAAGAGATTGAAGCAATCATTCACACTAAACAATCGCCACCCCATCACAAGGAAACGCATGGAAGGAGTGATGACATTGATGAGAACACCCGGATAGATGATGTCAAAGGCCCCAATGTGTTTGAACGAGTGAAGGAAGAGATCGAGGCCCTTGTTGAAGCAATTCATCCTATGAAAGAATCCAAAAATGATGAGCCATCTCAGAAGTGA
- the LOC121247594 gene encoding IQ domain-containing protein IQM1-like gives MVIGRLINHDSKTMSRTVSFEKRDTRHGNWDSCKFKEEESGKTKASDNCFIQEHANYDLRYPKVSFTKPKIHEVSPRTPSDRNAAAIKLQKVYKGHRTRRNLADCAVVVEELWWKALDFAALKQSSISFFKYGKSETAVSRWARARTRVAKVGKGLSKDEKARKLALRHWLEAIDPRHRYGHNLHLYYDVWFNSESSQPFFYWLDIGDGKEVNVEKCPRTILQRQCIIYLRPKEREPYEVIVEGGKLIYRKSGLPVETGDGTKWIFVLSTTRNLYIGQKKKGQFQHSSFVAGGATIAAGRVVAHNGVLEAIWPYSGHYCPTEENFMEFISFLKGHHVNLTHVKKYAVDDDKPPTSLKYTDEELKSESITRGSSTDLKSSNTTGSADAVVPDKLNTDIISVGRHDDDVRSVTGNHVEAPAFKLAKRLSFKWTSGTGPRIGCVREYPPQLQLQALEHVNLSPRTTPGHFPSTSVPIPSPRPSPKIHLSPTLAYMGSLPI, from the exons ATGGTTATAGGAAGACTCATCAACCATGACTCGAAGACAATGTCGAGAACAGTTAGCTTCGAGAAAAGAGATACGAG ACATGGAAACTGGGATAGCTGCAAGTTTAAAGAAGAGGAAAGTGGGAAAACAAAAGCTTCAGATAATTGTTTCATCCAAGAAC ATGCCAATTATGATTTAAGATATCCCAAGGTCTCTTTTACCAAACCCAAAATTCATGAGGTTTCTCCAAGGACCCCTAGTGATCGTAATGCAGCTGCAATTAAGCTGCAGAAAGTTTACAAGGGTCATCGGACACGAAGAAACCTTGCGGATTGTGCTGTCGTTGTGGAGGAGCTCTG gTGGAAGGCATTAGACTTTGCAGCTCTTAAGCAAAGTTCTATATCATTCTTCAAGTATGGTAAATCAGAAACTGCAGTTTCGAGATGGGCACGGGCTAGGACTAGGGTTGCAAAG GTTGGCAAGGGTTTGTCCAAGGATGAGAAAGCTCGGAAATTAGCTCTAAGACACTGGCTTGAAGCT ATTGATCCACGCCATCGGTATGGACACAATCTGCACTTGTATTATGATGTTTGGTTTAACAGCGAGAGCTCCCAACCTTTCTTCTATTG GTTGGACATCGGAGATGGCAAAGAAGTAAATGTTGAGAAGTGCCCAAGGACCATTCTTCAGCGTCAATGCATCATATACCTTCGACCA AAGGAGAGGGAACCATATGAAGTGATTGTAGAAGGTGGGAAGCTCATTTACAGAAAAAGTGGATTGCCTGTGGAGACTGGGGATGGTACCAAGTGGATATTTGTTCTGAGCACAACGAGGAACTTGTATATTGGTCAGAAGAAGAAGGGGCAGTTTCAGCACTCTAGTTTTGTGGCTGGGGGTGCCACCATCGCAGCTGGAAGAGTTGTGGCCCATAATGGGGTCCTcgag GCTATATGGCCCTATAGCGGTCATTATTGCCCTACGGAAGAGAACTTCATGGAGTTCATTAGTTTTCTAAAAGGGCACCATGTGAACTTGACCCATGTTAAG AAATATGCAGTAGATGATGACAAGCCACCAACATCATTGAAATATACCGACGAGGAACTAAAGTCAGAGTCGATCACGAGGGGTTCAAGTACAGACCTAAAATCCTCCAACACAACAGGATCAGCAGATGCCGTCGTGCCCGACAAGCTGAACACTGACATTATCTCAGTTGGCCGTCATGACGACGATGTTAGATCAGTAACTGGCAATCATGTGGAGGCACCGGCATTCAAATTGGCCAAACGTCTGTCCTTTAAATGGACAAGTGGAACTGGACCTCGTATTGGGTGTGTTAGAGAATACCCTCCACAGCTTCAGCTTCAGGCGCTTGAACATGTCAATCTGTCGCCTAGGACCACACCAGGACACTTTCCTAGCACTAGTGTCCCCATCCCTTCGCCAAGACCTTCTCCAAAAATCCATCTTTCACCAACGCTTGCATATATGGGATCACTTCCTATATAG
- the LOC121261951 gene encoding uncharacterized protein LOC121261951 isoform X1 — protein sequence MAEPTVSSPKEKDVKAPNMIERAKEEIEAIIHTKQSPPHHKETHGRSDDIDENTRIDDVKGPNVFERVKEEIEALVEAIHPMKESKNDEPSQK from the exons ATGGCAGAGCCAACAGTATCATCACCAAAAG AAAAAGATGTAAAGGCACCGAATATGATTGAGAGAGCCAAGGAAGAGATTGAAGCAATCATTCACACTAAACAATCGCCACCCCATCACAAGGAAACGCATGGAAGGAGTGATGACATTGATGAGAACACCCGGATAGATGATGTCAAAGGCCCCAATGTGTTTGAACGAGTGAAGGAAGAGATCGAGGCCCTTGTTGAAGCAATTCATCCTATGAAAGAATCCAAAAATGATGAGCCATCTCAGAAGTGA